One genomic segment of Trichococcus shcherbakoviae includes these proteins:
- a CDS encoding GntR family transcriptional regulator, whose amino-acid sequence MQKYVIISNDIRNKIVNGEYVANQQIPFEKDMCIHYNASKMTVKKALDILVAEGLVIKRRGSGTFVKDLNLEEIKRVTMANQFRGMTALYAGKKVHSKILNFSIVKVPEVAAKKLNISLGSFVYDIYRVRYLEDEPIVMEKIYMPIDLIPNIKDKNLKGSIYEYIENDLKLNIQSAHRTVAVRKATDFEAEELGLDKGDPVAVAEQVGYLDTGNAFEFSTSVHRYDKFAVEIVLTRN is encoded by the coding sequence ATGCAAAAATATGTCATCATATCCAATGATATTCGGAATAAAATCGTAAACGGAGAGTACGTTGCCAATCAACAGATTCCCTTCGAAAAAGATATGTGTATTCATTACAATGCAAGCAAAATGACTGTAAAAAAGGCATTGGACATCTTGGTAGCAGAAGGATTGGTCATCAAGCGGAGAGGTTCCGGTACTTTTGTGAAGGACCTGAATCTGGAGGAAATCAAGCGCGTGACGATGGCGAATCAATTCCGCGGCATGACTGCGCTATATGCCGGGAAAAAGGTCCACAGCAAAATACTGAATTTTTCGATTGTGAAGGTGCCGGAGGTTGCAGCCAAAAAGTTGAATATTTCGCTTGGCAGCTTTGTGTATGACATCTATCGGGTACGCTATTTGGAAGACGAACCAATCGTAATGGAAAAAATCTACATGCCGATTGATCTGATACCGAACATCAAGGATAAAAATCTCAAAGGCTCGATCTATGAATATATTGAAAATGATCTAAAGTTGAACATTCAGAGCGCGCATAGGACGGTTGCTGTTCGCAAAGCCACTGATTTTGAGGCGGAGGAGCTTGGACTGGACAAGGGTGATCCAGTGGCGGTAGCCGAGCAGGTCGGCTATCTTGATACCGGTAATGCGTTTGAGTTCTCCACTTCTGTCCATCGCTACGACAAGTTTGCCGTCGAAATCGTTTTGACGCGCAATTGA
- a CDS encoding DEAD/DEAH box helicase: MQAFDSLSRDIQQYIYDKGWPSLTRIQNAAIKQVANTDHNIILSAPTASGKTEAAFIPALNSVEDWDTGLKVLYISPLKALINDQFQRISELSAYLDIPITPWHGEVSQAQKKKVVNQPKGILLITPESIEGMLVNRPGKAQHLFKGVEWIIIDELHSFLGTERGVHLQSLLQRISQFMQAPRFIAMSATLNKKDFGYAKAFFGSQRDTDILVDRDKNDLLVTIDYTSGEAGPFVARESLAAIYQYSKTETMLIFPNSRNRVEEITHKLDKMAKKENAPIRYFAHHSSVDKLLREEVEFFAKNNEDQLFTITCTSTLELGIDIGSVDSVVQYGSPPSTSSLSQRLGRSGRRSHQSILHIVEDDSWEMLQTYAALDLLERGELDATEMIETPYNALAHQVMAILFQKVSMPMTQLLQLNKTFPVWSAISDADLALLIDYMVEKDFIEIMDEEAIVGLEGERLLRSRDFYALFFTTSDFSVHYQHERIGSLPFTPDIQIESKILLAARVWIVKDIDVKAKRIMVEMTKEGRPPKFISDEGFVSNEVRENMEKLLRTGDYLTLNNDKITRDFDFLKSELYYDDGNYWYEDNQTNIGIVTFRGTKFNIALLLLIKSIATEGEKYQLHDKHSLITGPDIKRMVERLAGGDVSLDNVVAYLEKNEKAIEELTAHQKFMQLVPASLKIKWILNNFFSI, encoded by the coding sequence ATGCAGGCATTTGACAGTCTCAGCCGGGACATCCAGCAGTACATCTATGATAAAGGCTGGCCGAGCTTAACGCGTATTCAAAATGCTGCCATCAAACAGGTTGCCAATACCGATCATAACATTATTCTGTCAGCTCCGACGGCATCGGGGAAAACGGAAGCGGCATTCATTCCGGCGCTGAACAGCGTGGAAGATTGGGATACGGGGCTGAAGGTGCTGTACATCTCTCCTTTGAAAGCACTGATCAATGATCAATTTCAGCGCATCAGCGAACTCAGTGCGTATTTGGATATACCGATCACGCCCTGGCATGGTGAGGTTTCCCAGGCTCAGAAAAAGAAAGTTGTCAATCAACCAAAAGGTATTCTGTTGATCACACCGGAATCGATAGAGGGCATGCTGGTGAATCGTCCTGGCAAGGCGCAGCACCTCTTTAAAGGGGTGGAATGGATCATCATCGATGAGTTGCACAGTTTTCTTGGGACGGAACGTGGTGTTCATTTGCAATCGTTGCTGCAACGGATCAGCCAATTCATGCAAGCGCCACGTTTCATCGCGATGAGCGCAACCTTGAACAAGAAGGATTTCGGTTATGCGAAAGCCTTCTTCGGCAGCCAGAGGGATACGGATATTCTCGTGGACCGCGATAAAAATGATCTGCTCGTCACGATAGACTACACGAGTGGTGAGGCGGGTCCCTTTGTCGCAAGGGAATCCTTGGCAGCGATCTATCAGTATTCCAAAACGGAAACGATGCTGATTTTTCCGAATTCCCGCAACAGAGTGGAAGAAATCACCCATAAATTGGATAAGATGGCAAAAAAAGAGAACGCGCCCATCCGCTATTTTGCCCATCACTCATCGGTGGACAAACTTTTGCGTGAAGAAGTGGAATTTTTTGCCAAAAATAATGAGGATCAGCTGTTCACGATCACCTGCACCTCCACCTTGGAATTGGGAATAGATATCGGATCGGTGGACAGTGTGGTGCAGTACGGTTCTCCTCCATCCACTTCTTCGTTGAGCCAAAGACTGGGGCGCAGCGGACGGAGAAGCCACCAAAGCATCCTTCACATTGTGGAAGATGACTCCTGGGAAATGCTTCAGACCTATGCCGCATTGGATTTGCTGGAACGGGGTGAATTGGATGCAACAGAAATGATCGAGACTCCCTACAATGCTTTGGCGCATCAGGTGATGGCAATCCTTTTCCAAAAGGTCAGTATGCCGATGACGCAATTGTTGCAGCTGAATAAAACCTTTCCGGTCTGGTCAGCGATTTCGGATGCAGATTTGGCGCTGTTGATTGATTATATGGTTGAAAAAGACTTCATCGAAATCATGGATGAAGAGGCGATTGTCGGTTTGGAGGGAGAGCGTCTGCTGCGTTCCAGAGATTTCTATGCACTGTTTTTCACTACCAGTGATTTTTCTGTCCATTACCAGCATGAGCGCATCGGCAGTCTGCCGTTCACACCCGATATCCAGATCGAAAGCAAAATTCTGTTGGCGGCCCGGGTGTGGATCGTGAAAGATATCGATGTGAAGGCTAAGCGCATCATGGTGGAAATGACGAAAGAAGGAAGACCCCCGAAATTCATCAGCGACGAAGGCTTCGTCTCCAACGAAGTGCGTGAGAATATGGAAAAGCTCTTGCGGACGGGAGATTATCTGACCCTGAACAATGACAAGATCACCCGCGATTTTGATTTTTTGAAGAGTGAACTATACTACGATGACGGGAACTATTGGTATGAGGACAATCAGACGAATATAGGCATCGTGACATTCAGGGGGACTAAGTTCAATATCGCGTTGCTGCTGCTCATCAAGAGCATCGCAACTGAGGGAGAAAAATATCAACTGCATGACAAACACTCCTTGATCACGGGTCCCGACATAAAAAGGATGGTGGAACGACTTGCTGGAGGGGATGTTTCTCTGGATAATGTCGTAGCGTATCTGGAGAAAAACGAGAAGGCCATCGAAGAGTTGACGGCCCATCAAAAATTCATGCAATTGGTTCCCGCAAGCTTGAAAATCAAGTGGATTCTGAACAACTTCTTTTCGATTTGA
- a CDS encoding BREX system ATP-binding domain-containing protein, with protein sequence MAEIKLRKKDAQTIIASLEAGVVPVKGVQHVLVGRSNEVKEIIDTLQKLEDGNSDLRFWVGDFGSGKSFVLRTIESLALQKNFVVSTIDLTPTRRFYDSSGKALALYNEVVNKIVIKNNRDGNAIETIVQQWIQVLLEQIAAENSLTVPVLMEKTHWKLVENAILKTTNSFYSSGLSYEFGQALMKYFEGIAGDNMSLQIEAIRWIRGDITTKTEASKELGIKNVINDSNYLIALKNLAELFLKIGYKGFVINFDESVNLYKLPRSLTREKNYEMILNLYNETKTNEAKGLFINFGATKNTVYDERRGLASYGALKTRFGNELMKNKDYVNVNSTVIDLKPLTAEEIFILLTKLLEIYNTAYQTTLTVKDSEIKQYMEEQLNRPGAAAFLTPRSVIKDYIEILSLQRQNPDYSFSHILADRFGRKPSVVAKDADDHDEIEVY encoded by the coding sequence ATGGCTGAAATCAAGCTAAGAAAGAAGGATGCCCAAACGATTATTGCCTCGCTTGAGGCAGGCGTTGTTCCGGTAAAAGGGGTACAGCATGTGTTGGTAGGCAGGAGCAATGAAGTCAAGGAAATCATTGACACCTTGCAAAAATTGGAGGACGGCAACAGTGATTTGCGGTTTTGGGTAGGCGATTTCGGGTCAGGCAAAAGTTTCGTGTTGCGGACGATCGAATCGTTGGCGCTGCAAAAGAATTTCGTCGTCTCCACGATCGACTTGACCCCAACGCGTCGTTTCTATGATTCATCCGGGAAAGCGTTGGCGTTGTACAATGAAGTCGTCAATAAGATCGTCATCAAGAACAACCGCGACGGGAATGCGATTGAGACTATCGTGCAGCAATGGATTCAGGTTCTGCTCGAGCAGATTGCCGCGGAAAACAGTCTCACCGTTCCCGTTTTGATGGAAAAGACCCATTGGAAATTGGTGGAGAATGCCATTCTGAAGACGACGAATTCCTTCTATTCATCGGGGCTTTCCTATGAATTCGGGCAAGCGCTGATGAAGTATTTCGAGGGGATTGCGGGCGACAATATGTCCCTTCAGATTGAGGCGATTCGCTGGATCCGCGGGGATATCACGACGAAAACGGAAGCCTCCAAAGAATTGGGCATCAAGAACGTCATCAACGACTCGAATTATCTCATCGCCTTGAAAAATCTGGCGGAATTATTCCTGAAGATCGGCTACAAGGGATTTGTCATAAACTTTGATGAATCCGTCAATCTGTACAAATTACCGCGTTCGTTGACCCGTGAAAAAAATTATGAAATGATCCTCAATCTGTACAACGAAACGAAAACGAATGAAGCAAAAGGCTTATTCATCAATTTTGGCGCTACGAAGAACACGGTATATGACGAACGCAGAGGGCTGGCCAGTTATGGCGCTTTGAAAACACGCTTCGGGAACGAATTGATGAAAAATAAGGACTATGTCAATGTGAACAGCACCGTCATCGATCTGAAGCCGCTGACAGCGGAGGAAATCTTTATCCTTTTGACCAAGCTGTTGGAAATATACAATACGGCCTATCAAACGACGCTGACCGTGAAGGACAGCGAAATCAAGCAATATATGGAAGAACAATTGAACCGACCAGGAGCTGCTGCCTTTCTGACGCCGCGGTCCGTCATCAAGGATTATATCGAAATTCTGTCCTTGCAGCGCCAGAACCCGGACTATTCTTTCAGCCATATCCTTGCCGATCGCTTCGGCAGAAAGCCTTCAGTTGTGGCGAAGGACGCAGATGACCACGATGAAATAGAGGTTTACTGA
- a CDS encoding tellurite resistance TerB C-terminal domain-containing protein translates to MRIYQFCDSLKQSNSTDFTYSINLLEYTEIYSGNFKISSMCNSFRTVFRQSNSKAIEQGFNPKFIEQAFLNMRSNRRILRTYLYCDWGRGTSKMFDFINKIFKNKKLTEEEKISIIELVNNEESFIKPRDLIVEQRHQKKAKERAEQKASERAWISYVSPPVRLNDNFTRQIEEVVGALFERLCAIVDVELKKKHKNIKHVKYERYYYHVTAFDEIYRLSREVVCSSYRLDNVQVSVFFSYDLRTMLPLDIQKILTHEVDAYRKNLPFPDEETRIKFGLTQFGTKIVWWDPSGMLRDKQFFDGIEMAYFDQLRKRVTRFTEVPSVMSLCLRNYADLMQLVLHDLEDGSIKWKIKPNNYFRKYFQLPLDDERIWAETVRLPADLYLLAENMIRKEVEGLRVVPAEESLQNLQKYLPDETFMKIQGYLSQEVELELDYQTITALRDVNKTVWHEAANLLISQSLEQISGLLEVFAKDPDLKKIATKVIKQSEDPDKRIIFIFLMERMALPVSKALQKERDGFIQPTRQADYQRLLADADLTFERLPGLLKECTQPVRREIKLDTALITASHSALDTIIDMVDSYLSEEKTDEGLDSALSLNIFAEIEMSLAEEQNEAESRVSTLVSPSASIIEEPENPDSEQESEHMLFLKQLVVGNGISLNDFKEHAKTKGKLHQAYLTELNEVLYEIFDDQVLVISQQQVIIEEDFMEEMREWIDG, encoded by the coding sequence ATGCGCATTTATCAATTTTGTGATTCATTAAAACAATCTAATTCTACAGATTTTACCTATTCCATCAATCTTCTAGAATATACGGAAATATACTCTGGAAACTTTAAAATTTCGTCTATGTGCAACTCATTTCGGACCGTGTTTCGCCAATCTAACTCTAAGGCAATTGAACAGGGCTTTAATCCAAAATTCATAGAACAAGCGTTCTTGAATATGCGGTCCAATAGACGTATACTTAGGACGTATCTTTACTGTGACTGGGGAAGGGGGACCTCCAAAATGTTCGATTTCATAAATAAAATATTCAAAAATAAGAAGCTTACTGAAGAAGAAAAGATATCGATCATTGAATTGGTGAATAATGAGGAGTCTTTCATCAAACCAAGAGATCTCATCGTGGAGCAGAGGCATCAGAAAAAAGCTAAAGAGAGAGCTGAGCAGAAGGCCTCAGAAAGAGCTTGGATCAGCTATGTTTCGCCGCCCGTAAGATTGAATGACAATTTTACTAGGCAAATCGAGGAAGTGGTTGGTGCATTATTTGAAAGATTATGCGCCATCGTCGATGTGGAATTGAAAAAGAAGCATAAAAACATAAAACATGTGAAATATGAGCGTTACTATTATCATGTGACTGCTTTTGACGAAATCTATCGGTTATCCAGAGAGGTTGTTTGTTCTTCGTATCGACTGGATAATGTTCAAGTGTCTGTGTTTTTTTCCTATGACCTGAGAACCATGCTACCCTTGGATATCCAAAAAATCCTTACGCATGAAGTAGATGCGTACCGAAAAAATTTACCCTTTCCGGATGAGGAGACCAGAATAAAATTTGGATTGACGCAATTCGGCACCAAAATTGTTTGGTGGGATCCATCAGGAATGCTACGCGACAAACAATTTTTTGACGGGATCGAAATGGCGTATTTCGATCAGCTGAGGAAAAGGGTGACGAGGTTTACGGAAGTACCGTCTGTCATGAGCCTTTGTTTGCGGAATTACGCAGACCTTATGCAGCTTGTGTTGCATGATCTGGAGGATGGCTCCATCAAATGGAAGATCAAGCCCAATAATTATTTTAGGAAATATTTCCAATTACCACTGGATGATGAGCGTATCTGGGCAGAAACGGTCCGTTTGCCGGCAGACCTTTATCTCCTAGCCGAAAACATGATCCGCAAGGAGGTCGAGGGTCTCCGCGTGGTGCCTGCTGAGGAAAGCCTGCAGAATCTGCAAAAATATTTGCCGGATGAAACGTTCATGAAGATTCAAGGCTATCTGAGCCAAGAAGTTGAGCTGGAGCTGGATTATCAAACCATAACAGCCTTGCGGGACGTGAACAAAACCGTCTGGCATGAGGCCGCCAATCTGTTAATCAGCCAATCGCTTGAGCAGATCAGCGGGCTGCTTGAGGTTTTTGCAAAAGATCCGGACTTGAAGAAGATAGCCACGAAGGTGATCAAGCAAAGCGAGGATCCGGATAAGCGCATCATTTTTATATTTTTAATGGAAAGGATGGCTTTGCCGGTATCAAAAGCGCTGCAAAAAGAGCGGGATGGCTTCATTCAGCCAACCAGACAGGCCGATTATCAGCGGTTACTGGCTGATGCGGATCTGACATTCGAAAGGTTGCCGGGGCTTTTGAAGGAATGCACGCAACCGGTACGCAGAGAAATCAAACTGGACACAGCCTTAATCACCGCATCACATTCTGCTTTGGATACCATTATTGATATGGTTGACTCTTACCTGAGTGAGGAGAAAACCGATGAAGGGCTGGATTCGGCTTTGAGCCTGAATATTTTTGCAGAGATTGAAATGTCACTGGCTGAGGAGCAAAACGAAGCAGAAAGTAGGGTCTCCACATTGGTATCTCCTTCGGCTTCTATTATAGAAGAGCCCGAAAATCCGGACAGCGAGCAGGAGTCTGAGCATATGCTGTTCCTGAAACAGTTGGTGGTAGGCAACGGGATATCTTTGAATGATTTCAAGGAACACGCAAAAACTAAAGGAAAACTCCATCAGGCGTACCTAACAGAATTGAATGAAGTGCTGTATGAAATATTTGATGATCAAGTGCTTGTGATAAGCCAACAGCAGGTCATCATTGAAGAGGATTTTATGGAAGAAATGAGGGAATGGATAGATGGCTGA
- a CDS encoding type II toxin-antitoxin system HicA family toxin — protein MPQTARQVLKLLKELGFMEVRIIGDHHRYEDGNGHKVTVPYSSLKDEIAPGTYNNILKQAGLK, from the coding sequence ATGCCACAGACAGCCAGACAAGTTTTGAAGTTATTAAAAGAGCTTGGGTTTATGGAAGTTCGCATCATCGGTGACCATCATCGTTATGAAGATGGCAACGGACATAAAGTAACGGTTCCCTACAGTAGTCTCAAAGATGAAATAGCTCCGGGCACATACAACAACATCCTGAAGCAAGCCGGACTAAAATAA
- a CDS encoding type II toxin-antitoxin system HicB family antitoxin has translation MIYIEEEIIMAHTHYVAYPAVLDDSENDTGTYTVTFPDVPGAISEGVGIPDALANGAEALELMLYDEKNLPTASHLSDVQADNPKAIVSYIMVDLIAAAKKVKMPVVRKNTTIPVDLAEKAEEAGINFSATLTEALKDKLGV, from the coding sequence TTGATTTATATAGAGGAGGAAATCATTATGGCGCACACGCACTATGTTGCTTATCCAGCAGTTCTCGACGATAGCGAAAATGATACAGGAACATACACAGTAACCTTTCCGGATGTACCGGGCGCAATTTCCGAAGGAGTCGGAATTCCAGATGCACTGGCCAACGGCGCTGAAGCATTGGAATTGATGCTTTATGATGAAAAAAACCTACCAACAGCATCTCACTTATCAGATGTCCAAGCCGATAATCCCAAAGCGATTGTGAGCTATATTATGGTTGATCTTATTGCAGCCGCTAAAAAAGTAAAAATGCCTGTTGTCAGAAAAAATACAACGATTCCTGTCGATTTGGCTGAAAAAGCTGAAGAAGCCGGCATCAATTTTTCCGCGACATTGACAGAAGCTTTAAAAGATAAATTAGGAGTCTAG
- a CDS encoding IS1634 family transposase translates to MAVIFQTNKKTGITYAYQNEPYWDKEKQQSRAKRTLIGKVDPVTGEIIPTRSYKKKPAPTSSEVKPGPIPMTQVRRIFYGAGYLLDQIGKQTGVYADLKAIFPEHYKQILSIAYYLILEENNALSRFSHWQKLHHHPYCQDIPSQRSSDLFQAIDEEGRMAFFQKQGNRRMEKEYWAFDTTSISSYSEVLSQVKKGRNKEHDRLPQINLALLFGAQSGLPFYYHKLSGNITDVKTVRQLMKEFDVMGYKKVNVIFDRGFYSKDNINALYKHHQKFVIGVQLKLKYVKGVLEAERENLKLWSNFETQFNTYGVCRTINWEYEQERPYKGDVIKLEKRAYLHLFYNPEKAIKDQVDMNDYLTALHQDLKENTLKDYRMKDYDKYFEVTETPKRGKKITPKEEAMRNAVRNYGYFALLSNEVNDPFEALSLYRSKDVVEKAFGNLKERLNFRRMQVSSELSLNGKLFVEFIALIYLSYVKKKMQDAELFNQWTLQGVLDELDMIELFEAPGHGRVLGEVTTKQKELYEALGVALPSL, encoded by the coding sequence ATGGCAGTTATTTTTCAGACAAACAAGAAAACGGGCATTACTTATGCCTATCAGAATGAACCCTACTGGGATAAGGAAAAGCAACAATCACGCGCTAAGAGGACACTGATTGGAAAAGTCGATCCGGTTACAGGTGAAATCATCCCAACACGTTCGTACAAAAAGAAACCGGCCCCGACTTCATCGGAAGTTAAGCCAGGGCCGATTCCAATGACACAAGTCCGAAGAATCTTCTATGGGGCAGGTTATCTGCTCGATCAAATTGGCAAGCAGACAGGCGTATACGCGGACCTTAAGGCCATCTTCCCGGAGCATTATAAGCAAATTCTGTCGATCGCCTATTACTTGATTCTCGAAGAGAATAACGCCTTGAGTCGTTTTTCCCATTGGCAAAAACTGCATCATCACCCGTATTGCCAGGATATTCCTTCACAACGAAGCAGCGACCTATTCCAAGCAATCGATGAGGAAGGCCGGATGGCCTTCTTTCAGAAACAAGGCAACCGCCGGATGGAAAAGGAGTATTGGGCATTTGACACTACGTCGATATCGAGTTACTCAGAGGTCTTATCGCAAGTGAAGAAGGGACGAAACAAGGAACACGACCGCTTGCCACAAATCAACTTGGCACTCTTGTTTGGGGCGCAATCCGGACTGCCCTTTTATTACCACAAGCTCTCCGGAAATATCACCGATGTTAAAACGGTTCGGCAACTCATGAAGGAATTTGATGTAATGGGCTACAAAAAGGTCAACGTGATATTTGATCGAGGTTTTTACAGCAAGGATAATATCAACGCCTTGTATAAACACCACCAGAAATTCGTGATAGGAGTGCAACTCAAACTCAAATATGTCAAGGGTGTGTTGGAAGCGGAACGTGAGAACTTGAAACTTTGGTCAAACTTCGAAACACAGTTCAACACCTACGGTGTATGTCGCACAATAAACTGGGAATACGAACAGGAACGTCCGTATAAAGGTGATGTGATAAAATTGGAAAAGCGCGCGTATCTGCATCTGTTCTACAATCCTGAAAAAGCGATTAAAGATCAGGTAGACATGAACGACTATCTGACAGCCCTTCACCAAGATCTGAAGGAAAATACACTAAAAGATTATCGTATGAAAGATTATGATAAGTACTTCGAAGTTACTGAGACACCTAAACGAGGGAAGAAAATCACGCCTAAAGAAGAGGCGATGCGCAATGCGGTTAGAAATTATGGTTACTTCGCCTTGCTTTCTAATGAGGTCAATGATCCGTTTGAAGCGTTGTCTCTTTATCGCAGCAAGGATGTTGTTGAAAAAGCCTTCGGCAATTTAAAAGAGCGCCTCAACTTCAGAAGAATGCAAGTTTCATCCGAATTGTCCCTGAATGGGAAGCTTTTTGTGGAATTCATCGCCTTAATCTACTTATCCTACGTGAAAAAGAAGATGCAGGATGCCGAGCTATTTAACCAATGGACCCTTCAAGGTGTACTGGACGAACTGGACATGATTGAATTATTTGAGGCCCCCGGGCACGGTCGCGTGTTGGGAGAGGTTACGACGAAGCAGAAGGAATTATACGAGGCGTTAGGCGTTGCCCTTCCCTCGTTATAA
- a CDS encoding type II toxin-antitoxin system Phd/YefM family antitoxin, whose translation MLKILDVNTKSVTEAKKEFSKIIKDINQTGEPTFIFNHNKPEAVILSNTTYEELVKRNMVLEEKLFYSQLNNRVKDGPGELIPSEKVIESNQEHNPFSALSDKDLFD comes from the coding sequence ATGCTAAAAATATTAGATGTTAACACTAAATCAGTTACTGAAGCCAAAAAAGAATTTTCAAAAATTATCAAAGATATCAATCAAACCGGAGAGCCAACTTTTATTTTTAATCACAACAAGCCTGAAGCTGTCATACTCAGCAACACCACTTACGAAGAACTTGTAAAAAGAAACATGGTCCTTGAAGAAAAACTCTTTTATAGCCAACTAAACAATCGAGTTAAAGACGGTCCCGGTGAGCTCATTCCCTCTGAAAAGGTGATCGAATCCAACCAAGAACATAATCCTTTCTCCGCATTGTCTGATAAGGATTTGTTTGACTAA
- a CDS encoding addiction module toxin RelE — MAEVYFWKEAERDYKKLDGTLKQWVNAAEDRLKERGSEIGKDIGNTTYSKLAGFKELKNQRLGIRLIFKPCKDGSIEIIEIIAIGRRADDEIFFTAEKRRKKHL, encoded by the coding sequence ATGGCTGAGGTGTATTTTTGGAAAGAAGCCGAAAGAGATTATAAAAAATTGGATGGCACTTTGAAACAGTGGGTCAACGCTGCTGAAGATCGACTAAAAGAAAGAGGATCAGAAATTGGTAAAGACATCGGAAACACTACCTATTCGAAGTTAGCAGGTTTTAAAGAACTAAAGAATCAAAGACTGGGTATTCGTCTCATTTTCAAACCCTGCAAAGATGGTAGTATAGAAATCATTGAGATCATTGCTATCGGAAGAAGAGCAGATGATGAAATATTCTTTACTGCGGAAAAAAGAAGAAAAAAACATTTATAA
- a CDS encoding IS5 family transposase, producing MYKKQTNRQLTIYDFDQPLGLTMNPENRWVKKADSIPWSVIEDKYAALFNSDRGNIAKPVRMALGALIIQSEFQYADTEVVNQIRENPYLQYFVGLPSYKDEKPFDASSMVHFRKRLSSEILIEINELILKPIEDGADDSQTDDNDNNDDNDASGSENEGTLILDATCAPSEIKFPQDTELLNECREKLEGIIDVICEANHLPKPRTYRKMARRDYLNIARKKKKSSKQIRKAIGKQLNYIRRDLGYIDAFLEQGYTLGTKQVDLLGTLRKLYEQQLYMHTSRTHKVQDRIVSISQPFIRPIVRGKAKNPVEFGAKLDMSITNGYARLEKISFDAYNESECLIVAVERYKERMGVYPERVLADKIYRNRTNLSYCKELGIRLSGPSLGRPKKDQKVDKKQEYTDNCDRVEVERGFSLAKRKFGLRLIRTRLEETSLCVIALSILTMNLSKVSLRIFLTIIQLMSLPRIEPLVNP from the coding sequence ATGTACAAAAAGCAGACGAATCGGCAATTAACCATTTATGACTTCGATCAGCCATTGGGCCTTACGATGAACCCAGAAAACCGTTGGGTCAAAAAAGCGGATTCGATTCCCTGGTCAGTCATTGAAGATAAGTATGCTGCTCTGTTCAACAGTGACAGAGGAAACATCGCCAAACCGGTAAGGATGGCACTAGGTGCCTTGATTATTCAAAGCGAATTTCAGTATGCAGATACCGAAGTCGTCAATCAGATTCGCGAAAATCCCTATCTGCAGTACTTTGTCGGACTACCTTCCTATAAGGATGAAAAGCCATTCGATGCTTCTTCGATGGTGCACTTCCGCAAACGTCTCTCGTCCGAAATTCTGATTGAAATCAATGAATTGATCCTCAAACCTATAGAGGATGGAGCAGATGATTCCCAAACTGACGATAATGACAATAATGATGACAATGATGCATCAGGATCTGAGAATGAAGGGACGCTCATTCTAGATGCCACTTGCGCGCCTTCAGAAATCAAGTTCCCGCAAGACACGGAACTGTTGAACGAATGTCGGGAAAAGTTGGAAGGCATCATCGACGTAATCTGCGAAGCAAACCACCTTCCCAAACCCCGCACCTATCGGAAAATGGCCCGAAGGGATTATCTCAACATCGCGCGCAAGAAAAAGAAAAGCAGCAAACAAATTCGCAAAGCCATCGGCAAGCAACTGAACTACATCCGGCGAGATTTAGGGTACATCGACGCATTTCTGGAGCAAGGTTATACGCTAGGAACGAAGCAAGTCGACCTGTTGGGGACTTTGCGGAAATTGTATGAACAGCAGCTCTATATGCACACAAGCAGGACGCACAAAGTGCAGGATCGCATCGTCAGTATCAGCCAGCCGTTTATTCGCCCGATTGTCCGCGGAAAAGCCAAGAACCCGGTGGAGTTCGGAGCCAAACTGGACATGAGCATAACCAATGGGTACGCCCGACTCGAAAAAATTTCCTTCGATGCCTACAACGAGAGCGAATGCCTCATAGTTGCAGTGGAACGCTACAAAGAACGGATGGGAGTGTATCCTGAACGAGTTTTGGCGGATAAAATATACCGAAATCGCACAAACTTGAGCTACTGCAAAGAACTCGGAATCCGATTATCCGGCCCGTCGCTCGGCAGGCCCAAGAAGGATCAAAAGGTTGACAAAAAACAAGAATACACCGACAACTGCGATCGAGTAGAGGTCGAAAGAGGCTTCAGCCTGGCGAAAAGAAAGTTCGGGCTCAGGCTTATTCGAACACGCCTTGAAGAGACCAGTCTGTGTGTGATTGCTTTATCCATTCTTACAATGAACCTGTCCAAGGTTTCATTGCGCATTTTTTTGACTATCATCCAATTGATGAGCTTACCCAGAATTGAACCCCTTGTGAACCCGTAA